TGGGACAAGGAGAGCCATCCTTTACATGTCCGCTGGGACACAAGTGGAATCTGGGAAGGTTTTATTCCCGGAATAGCCAATGGTGAAACTTACAAATATTGTATTCAGACCTCTTCAGGAGAAGAGCTTGAAAAAGGCGACCCATTCGCGTTCAAATGGGAGGTAGCACCTAAAACGGCATCCATTGTCCATTCTAATTGGTATGAATGGAATGACGGAAACTGGATGAAGGAGCGTGTCGTAAAAAATAGACTGGACCAGCCATGGTCAGTCTATGAACTGCACCTTGGCTCATGGGCACGAGATCCGGAGAGCCCAGATACGCTATTAAACTACCGGGAGATTGCTGTACAGCTTGTGTCTTATGTCAAGGAAATGAATTTTACACATGTGGAATTTATGCCTTTGATGGAACACCCCTATTACCCCTCATGGGGATATCAGATTACAGGCTATTTTGCGGCAAGCTCACGTTATGGCTCTGCACAGGATTTAATGTTCCTGATAGAAGCGCTCCATGCTGCCGGAATTGGGGTGTTATTGGATTGGGTACCTTCACATTTTCCTGGTGATGCGCATGGGCTTTATCGCTTTGATGGTACAAGCCTTTATGAACATGAAGATCCGCGAAAGGGTTTTCACCCCGACTGGCAATCGTATATTTTCAATTATGGTCGCAACGAAGTGCGCTCTTTTCTGATCAGTAATGCTTTTTATTGGTTGGATCGTTTCCATATTGATGGACTTCGCGTGGACGCTGTCGCATCCATGTTGTATCTGGATTATAGCCGGAACGCCGGTGAGTGGATTCCGAATGAATTCGGCGGTAATGAGAACCTGGAAGCGGTACAATTCCTAAAAGAGTTTAATGAGGCTGTTTATGCACATTTTCCGGATGTACAGACCATCGCTGAGGAATCGACCTCCTGGCCTGGTGTGAGTAAACCAACCTATGCTGGTGGTCTGGGCTTTGGAATGAAGTGGATGATGGGATGGATGCACGATACCCTAGATTATTTTAAGGAAGATCCGATCAATAGAAAATACCATCACGACCGCATCACTTTTGCCACGGTATATGCTTTCCATGAAAATTTTATGCTCCCGCTGTCACATGATGAAGTTGTTTATGGAAAACAGCCTCTGATTTACAAAATGCCAGGCGATGAGTGGCAGAAATTTGCTAACCTAAGGGCGTTATACTTGTTTATGTATACTTTCTTAGGAACGAAATTGTTGTTTATGGGTGGAGAGTTTGGACAAACGTCCGAATGGAATGTGAATAAATCGCTCGACTGGCATCTGTTGGAATTTATGCCACATCAGGGTATGAAAAAATTTGTAGCCGATTTAAACGCGACCTATCGGCAACAACCCAGCCTCTTTCAAAAGGCTTTTGATGCTTCAGGGTTTGAATGGATAGATGCTGGCGACCGTGAAAACTCGGTACTGGTCTATTGGCGTAAGGCATTTGACCAATGGGATGATACCGTGGTTGTGATTAATTTAACACCTGTTGTACGTGAAGATTTTCGTATCGGACTGCCTTATGCAGGAGAATGGGAAGTTGTTTTGAGCTCAGACGATCTTAAATATTTCGGTTCTGGAGTCAGTAGTCAACATGTGGAAAGTGAACACCTGCATTGGATGAACCAGGTGCAGTCTGCTCAGGTCAATCTTCCTCCGCTGGGCGGGTATATTCTTAAACGTAAGAAGGTTTTGAAAGAGGCGGTGCCTGTAAAACCGGGAGAACGTGTTCCCCTGTGATCGTGTATTGTGTCGGTTGGAGGAGTTAGTAAAAGTAAATTTTAAAAAGGATAAGCTCCATTCGACTGATGGAGAAAAAAATATGTACAGATGAAAGTATTTCATTTAAGTGTCGAATGCTATCCAATAGCCAAGGTTGGTGGTCTAGCGGATGTGGTGGGAGCATTGCCGAAGTATCAAACTAAACTCGGGGTAGAAGCAGCAGTGATCATGCCTTGGTACGATCGCCCATTTGTTAAAGACCATTCCTTTGATGTTATTCATGAGGGTACTTTTTTTCAGGGATCTGAACCATTAGATTATAGTGTTTTCAAGGAAAGAGATAATATACTGGGTTTTGAACTCTATTTGATTAAAATTCCAGGTAAATTGGACCGCCAGGAGGTTTATTGCTATCCCGATGAGGGCGAGCAGTTTATCGCCTTTCAACATGCTGTATTAAACTGGTTCAAGGCAAAAGCGATTGTACCTGATATTGTGCATTGCCATGATCATCACGTCGGTTTAATGCCTTTTCTGATGAAATATAGCAATGAATATAATTTCCTTGTTGATGTAAAGACGGTTGCGACAGTTCACAATGGTCAGTACCAGGGTTGGATACACTGGAGCAAAGCGATTTTATTGCCTGGTTTTGATAGTTGGAAATGGGGACTCCTGGACTGGGATGGTCTGATCAATCCACTTGCAGCGCTGATCAAGTGCTGTGATGCCTATACGACTGTTTCGGAGGGCTACCTTGAAGAACTTTATGTGGATGCGAACGGACTGCAGCATCTATTTTATGATGAACGGCATAAGTCGGTGGGGATTGTCAATGGAATCGACTGGGATATCTGGAATCCTGCTAAAGATTACACCTTGATTGAAAATTATGATCTTGCTTCGGCTTTTGCCGGTAAACTCAAAAATAAGCAGGCATTAGCACAGCAGTATAAAATTAATCCTACACTTCCGTTATTGGTCTTTATTGGGCGTTTTGCGACGGAAAAAGGAGCCGATTTATTGCCGGATATAATTTTAGATTTGACTGAAAATTTTTCAGGCAGATTGAGTATATTTATACTGGGTGCTGGAGATCCAGCGATTCAGGCACGGGTAAAAATGCTCGTGGATGAACAGATAGAAAATTTTGATGTGTTCTTTGGTTATGATGAAAATCTTGCGCATTGGCTTTATGCAAGTGCAGACTTTCTTTTGATGCCTTCACGGGTTGAACCGTGTGGACTCAATCAGCTTTATGCCATGAAATATGGGACCTTGCCGATTGTACACACTGTGGGTGGTCTAAAAGATACAGTCATAGATTTAGAAAACAATGGATACGGTGTTGGTTTTGACACGCTTGAGGTAGCTGATATCAGAAAGGCTATTGTCCGCGCGGTCGAATACTATGAAAATAGGTCTAAATTTGAAGACAACCAACACAAAATAATGAGTTTGGATTTTTCCTGGGATAAATCCGCAGCGAAATACTTAAATCTATATAACCAATTAATTTAATTTGATATGTCACATCACAATGTAGTAGCTATCGTCTTGGGCGGAGGAAGGGGCTCGCGTCTGTATCCGTTGACCGACCAACGGTCTAAACCAGCTGTTCCTATTGCAGGAAAATATCGCTTGGTTGATATCCCCATCTCGAATTGTCTCAATTCGGGATTCAATAAGATTTTTGTATTGACACAGTTTAATTCGTCCTCGTTGAATTCGCATATTAAAAATACGTACAATTTCAGTATTTTTAGTAAGGGTTTTGTCGATATTTTGGCGGCCGAACAGACTAATGATGGTGACAAATGGTTTGAAGGTACCGCAGATGCCGTGCGCAGATCGTTCAAGAAGCTAGCAAGTATAGATTACGATTATGTCTTAATCTTGTCGGGGGATCAGCTTTATCAGATGGATTTTGATGCACTGGTGGATTTTCACGTACAGAACGAAGGCGATTTGACGATTGCGACCATTCCTGTCAATGGCAAAGATGCAACAGGTTTTGGAATCCTTAAATCGGATGAGCATAACCACATCACATCGTTTATAGAAAAGCCCAATAGTGAGCAGTTGGTGGACTGGAGTTCAGAAGTGAACGATCATTTGAAAGCCGAGGGCCGTGAGTACCTGGCATCCATGGGGATCTATGTGTTCAGTAAAGGTGTGCTAAAGCGCCTGTTGGAGGAAAACAGCGGAATGGATTTTGGAAAGGAAATTATTCCGGATGCGATTGAAGATATCAACGTACTCAGCTATCAGTATGAAGGCTATTGGACAGATATTGGAACAATAGGCTCATTTTATGAAGCCAATATTGGACTGACGGATAATATTCCAGCCTTTAACCTATTTGATAAAAATACGGTTTTTACCCGACCACGTATGCTACCGCCATCTAAGATTTCGGGCACGACATTGATTAATTCGGTTATCTCCGATGGGTGTATTATCCATGCTGATAAGGTAGACCGTTCGGTGATCGGTGTGCGTTCACGTATTGGTATTGGTTCTGTGGTAAGGGGAACCTATATGATGGGATCGGATTATTACGAGGATTTCTCGGATATGGATGAAGCAAAAAGAAAAAATATGCCCATTGTGGGTGTGGGTGAACGCTGTTATATTGAAAATGCGATTCTGGATAAAAACTGTCGTATTGGAAATGATGTTCGCATCAATGGCGGCCCCCATTTGTTGAACGCCAACCATCAGACTTATACCGTTTGTGATGGTATTGTTGTGATCAAAAAAAATGCGGTTATCCCGAGTGGAACGACAATCGGGCTCGCGACTGTATAAATTTATTAAACAAGGGAGATAATATATTGTTATAATTGCATGTTATTGTAATAAATAAATGCTTTGAAACAGATTATCTCCCTTCTTTTTGTATTGATCACATTTGGCGCCTGCGATACCTCTTTAATGGTACAAAGCACAGGTGTATTACGGGATGCTTCACGAAAATTTGAACTCCATAATGGTGACCGTCGTATTATTTATATCCCGATGCGGCATTTAGGGACACGTGTATATTATGATCAGGTACAAGCTGCGGTAGATTCGCTCCAAAAATCGGGCTATGTTGTCTTTTATGAAAGTATCGCCTATCAGGTAGATAGCGCCGCACAACGTGATCTATACGACCGTAAGTTCAGAAAATTGACCGGTAACCGTCTCGGCTTACAACAATGTATTGAAACTCCCGGAGATACATCAAAAGTGCTAAGGGCACCTCTGTACCGTAAATTGGGACAACGCATTATCAGCCAACCGGATTATTCTTTTTTTCTGGTTGACTATGGAACCGCAGTTAATGCCGATATTCCTAAAAATAAATTATTGGATGATTTTGAGTATCGCTATGGTACGATACAGCTGGATGCCTGCGATTATGATACCCCATTAAGTGCCCCCTATAGTTGCAAACCCATCAAAACAGCGCTCAAGAATAAGTTTGACAAAGAGTTTGTCATGCAACAACGCGAGGAAAATCTAGCTTCTCTAGTGGCTGACGCTCCGCAACAGAAAATTTTAATCTTATTTGGTACATCTCATTTTAAAGGCTTTTTGCGTAATTTGCAAGCCAGAGATCCCCATTGGATCAAGATAAAATAATATGTTAGGAAAGATTTTTATTATACTGCTCGTACCGGTAACCATCTATGTTGTCTATTACCTGTTAAATCGTACCGCGAAAAATAATAAGACGATTAAACGTGTCTTGAGTGATGAGGGGAAGGATATCCTGGAAAAGGAGGTCGCTTATTATCGCCGTCTGACTATTGCGGATAAGCAGGAATTTGAGTCACGCTGTCTTGCATTTTTGGATACCGTCAAGATAGAAGGGGTGGGCGTCACGTTGGAATTGAAAGATTATATGTTGATCGCAGCCAGTGCAATTATTCCGATCTTTGCTTTTAAAAAATGGACCTATCCAAACTTAACCAATATTATGGTCTATCCCTCACATTTCAATGCCGATTATCAATTTGAAGGTCATGCGGATCGGAATATCATGGGAATGGTTGGAGAAGGTGCCATGAATGGTCAGATGATTTTATCTAAATCGGCATTGGAATATGGTTTTCAAAATGCAACTGATGGTCAGAATACGGCTATCCACGAATTTGTGCATCTCATTGATAAAACAGATGGTACAGTAGATGGCGTGCCCAGTTATTTATTGGACAAGGCCGCTGTAATTCCGTTCATGAATTTAATACGGGAGGAAATCAACAAGATCAAACAGCATCAATCGGATATTGATACCTATGGTATGACCAATCCGGGTGAATTTTTTGCTGTCGCATCGGAATATTTTTTTGAAAATCCAACGAAATTTCAAAAAAACCATCCAGCACTTTATACTGCACTTTCTAAAATTTTTGAGCAAAGTTAAGTGGAGATAAATAAAATTTTAGTATTTTTAAAGCAAACAGAAAATGTTTACTTTTTTTGTTAATTACAACTGTTATGCCTAAAACTACTATTTATTCTACTATTGCATTCGCATGTCTATTATTTTGCGGCAATAATCAAGGTTTTTCTCAGGGGCGTTATGCTGTGGGAACGACCTTTACTGAAATGGCGGACCCGTCAAGGGATACGCTTTCTGATTGGTCAAATGTTAAACCTGGTTTGTACGCATCGTTTGTGTCGATCGATAAACGTTTTCCAAAATCTTTAAATCCGAACATCGCTATCCAGTCCAATAACAAGGTGGATGCCTGGAAAGGGGAGCAGGTATCTGCGCAGATACTCCTGTGGACTAGTTCAGCAGCCGCTGATGTTGTTGTTTCGACAGGTGAGTTAAAATCAACTACCGGCAAATCTATTTCTGCTGAAGCGGTACAAGCACGATTTGTTCGTTATGTGATGACAGATGAATTTGCCGAGGGATGTGGCTATCGTAAACCTGAGGATTTTAAGGCCGCACTTTCTGCAGATATGTTGGATGATCTTAAAAGCTATAATCTCGAAGCAAAGCGCGTCCGTCCAGTATGGATTACGGTAAAAGTACCTGCTAGAGCAGCGGCAGGTCAATATAAGACAGTCATTGCTGTTAAACAAAAAGGTAAGGTGATACAAAATTTGGATTTGACTGTTAATGTTCAAGATCAGGTATTACCGCCAGCTTCACAATGGTCATTCCATTTGGATCAGTGGCAACATCCATCATCCGTAGCACGTGTCAACAATGTTAAGATGTGGAGTGATGAGCATTTTGAAGCCTTAAAGCCAACAATGAAGCAGCTGGCTGCTGCAGGGCAGAAAGTTATTACGGCGACGTTAAATAAGGATGCCTGGAATGTACAGACCTATGATCCCTATGCGGATATGATCACCTGGAAGAAAGCAAAAGACGGATCCTGGAGTTATAACTATGCGATATTTGACAAGTGGGTGCAATTTATGATGGACCTGGGAATTAACAAACAGATCAATTGTTATTCATTATTGCCATGGAATAATGAAGTGCATTATTTTGATGAAGCAAAAAATGAACTGGTCAATGTTATCGCAAAACCCGGAACGCCAGTGTTTGAGGAGCTATGGACACCTTTCTTAAAGGATTTTAGTAAACATGTCAGCGCCAAGGGTTGGTTGAAAATTACCAATATCGCGATGGATGAGCGGGCACAGGAGCAGATGGATCCAGCAGTAGAACTTTTGGAACGTGTGGTACCTGAATTTGGAATTGCTTTTGCAGACAACCATAAAAGTTATAAGCGTTATCAAAAAAGTACCGATATCAGTGTCGCTGTAGGCGATCCTTTCGATCAAAATGATTTAATTGAAAGACGTAAAAAAGGGTATATCACTACATTCTATGTTTGCTGTTCAGATGAGTTTCCGAACCAATTTACATTTTCTGATCCGGCAGAATCGACCTATATGGGGTGGTACGCACTCGCTGCGGGATTTGATGGCGCGCTACGTTGGGCCTTTAATTCCTGGGTAGCCAATCCGCTACAGGATTCGCGATTCCGTACATGGCCTGCTGGAGACACTTATATTGTTTATCCACAAGGTCGTAGCTCTATTCGTTATGAGCGTATGTTGGAAGGTATTCAGGATTTTACCAAAGTGAATATACTGAAAGAAAAGTTGGAAAAATCTAACGATCAAACGAATTTGGCAAAACTGAACGCAAAAATTGCCAAACTAAAAAAATCTAGACGTTATGCTGCGTGGAATGATGATCTCAATGATGCTAAAGCATTTGTAACCGAATTATCCAATAAGATCAAGTAAACAATCTTCATAGAGTTGAATAAACAGGCTGCTCCTCGATACGATGGGAGCAGCCTGTTTTTTTTAGGTAGCGTCTTTCTTGCAAAACGTGGCCTGCAATCGTCATCTCTGTTCTGAAAACAGCGGATCGATCTGTATGTACTTTCTTCAATAGTAGAATACCCAAAACCATTGTTTCGCAATATTGTTGTTATAAAGAAGCGATAGCGTAATCAACACATCGTCGTGATATCAAAATCTTAAATCATCATATGGGTATGAAAAATGTAGCACACCAGATCGTTGGTATTTTAAAAGATGCGGGAATAAAACGTATTTATGCCGTGACGGGAGATAGTTTGAATTTTTTTAATGAGGCAGTTCATGAGGATGGAACCATGCAATGGATACATGTCAGGCATGAGGAGGTTGGTGCATTTGCTGCGACCGCCGAAGCGGATCTGCACGGGATTGCCTGCTGTGCTGGAAGTAGTGGGCCAGGCCATGTTCACCTGATCAATGGCGTTTATGAGGCACATAAGACACGTGTTCCGATGCTGGTGATTGCTTCAACCTGCGCCACCTACGAGTTTGGTACAGACTACTTTCAGGAGACTAATCCGATCAAATTATTTGACGACTGCTCGTGTTATAATCAGATGATTACCCGGCCGGAACAGGTGCAACGTATGGTTCAGAATGCACTACAGCAGGCAATCTCAAAACGGGATGTTGCTGTTATCGGTCTTCCGGGGGATGTCTCCGAAATGGAAGCTGTCCATATGAACACTTCGGCAAAGGTATTCTTTACGCAGCCGCAGATCAGACCCTCAGAGCTTGAAATCGGGCGTTTGGCACAATATATTAATCAGGCGGATAAAGTGACTTTATTCTGTGGCGTAGGTGCCCGGAATGCGCAGAAACAAATTGTTGAACTCTCCGAGAAAATTCATGCGCCTGTGGGGTATTCATTTAAAGCTAAGTTGGATATTCAACGGGATAATCCCAATGAAATCGGTATGACGGGACTTTTGGGGACGGCATCGGCCTTTCAGAGTATGCACCATTCGGATCTGATCCTTCTTTTGGGAACTGATTTTCCTTACAAGGATTTTATACCCACCAATAAAACAATTGTTCAGATCGATATCGAGGGCGAGAAACTTGGTCGACGCTCGATCGTAGACTATGGCTTGGTGGGGGATATTGAGCACACATTGAAAGCTGTTCTACCCTTTGTGGAGGCGAGAACTGATTCGAGTTTTCTCGAAAAACAATTGGCGGCCTACGAGAAAGTAAAAGAAGATCTGATGATCTATGTCGAAGATTCGGGTAGTGAATGTGCTATTCAACCGGAATTTGTGGCCCATACGATTGACCAAAAGGCGAGCGATGATGCTATTTTTTTAGTGGATACCGGCATGTCCTGTGTATGGGGAGCACGTTATATCAATCAGCGACGAGATCGCAAAATGCTCGGCTCATTTAATCATGGCTCTATGGCGAACGCAATGCCGATGGCGATTGGAGCAGCATTGACACATCCCGAAAGACAGATCATAGCCTTCTGTGGTGATGGTGGCCTTTCGATGTTGCTGGGAGATCTGGCTACGATAAAACAGTATAATTTGCCAATCAAACTGATGGTGTTCAATAACCGTTCACTCGGAATGGTCAAATTGGAAATGCAGGTTGCCGGTTTAAAAGATCAGGAAACTAATATGGTCAATCCAGATTTTGCGATGGTCGCACAGGCGATGGGGATCCGTGCTTTTACGGTGACGCAACCAGAAGAGGTCGAAGGTATCTTGGATGAAGCATTCCGTATAACGGACGAGCCGGTACTCATCGATATCTTTACCAGCCCCAATGCCTTAGCCATGCCACCCAAAATATCATTTAGCCAAATGAAAGGAATGACCGAAAGTATGGCTAAATTGATGCTATCAGGTAACTTTGAGGAAGTATGGGACACCATCAAGTCAAATTATAAGCACTTGAAATCGCTCTGATACACGTAGATAACTTGTATATCTATGCTAAAAAAAGCCTCTCCAATATAAAATAGTTGGGGAGGCTTTTTGTCTAGGAAAAAAATAGGGTATTCGGACTATTGATTGAATTAAGTGAATTACTGATCAACACTGGCGTTGAACGAACCAAAGGCTCTTCAATAACTCCTCTTTACAGCGTCGAAGTTTTTCTATTTTCGATTCCGAAGAAATAGAAACATTCTCTTTAACAATAATAGCCAAATCTGTTTCAATGGATAATTTAGTGAGGGATGTAGACCCACTATCAAATTTCTTAAAGCTTACATCTTTCATACTAATATTGGTTAAGAATTTCTGAATTTTATAATGTACAATTTACTAATAAAAATTAGCTTTACAATAAGCTATGAATAATTTTATTGTTACTAAATTGTTTATTTTTAATATTTTATCGAGCTATAACTTATAAACAATATTGCTGCAATTTTTGTTTTCTGAATTCCAAAATATTAAATGTTAGTTATTTAAAACAATATGTTGTTTTGATTGCTATTGATATTAATAAACAGGGAAGGCGGAATCTATTGTTCATAAGCTGCGGTTAGCTCGTCAATAAATTCCCGTTGGCGCTGATTTTTTTCAGTTGCTGCCACGTATTTAAGAAAAATTAATTATTCGCATGAAAATAATCAATATTGGATTGTCACTACTGATTTTTGCTACCGCTTGTCAGCAAAAGGACAAAAAGAAAGATGACCAGGCACAAATGGGATCGGATACCACAGGTCTTGCAGCAGCAATTGCTGAAAATGGAACCTATCAATACCTCAAAAATGGCGATACAATTTCGTTAACAATCGCCATTGATGGCGATAATGTGCATGGTGACCTCAACTACAAGTGGAAAGAAAAAGACCGAAATGTTGGGCATATTGATGGTGTTCTGAAAGACGGTATCTTGTTGGCGGACTATACCTTTGCTTCCGAAGGACAGCAATCCGTTCGGCAGGTGGCTTTTAAATTCTCCAAAAACCAAGCTGTTGAAGGTTTTGGTGATATGGAAGAAAAAGGAGGGAAGATGTCTTTTGTTGCGCCTGATAAATTGGCTTATGATGAAAAATTTGTCCTAGAAAAGCTGACCCAATGAGCACCATAGCAGGAGTTTTGGGATAAATATAATCAGTCCGATCAGTAGCGCTGTGATACTGCTCAGCATGACCGCGGCAGCAGCAACGTCTTTGATCCTTTTGATGTTGGGATTTTTTTCTTGGCAGACAAAATCAGCGAGATGTTCTAATGCCGTGTTCAGCAATTCACAGACAAGAACAAAACCAATGGAAAAAATAATTGCTAGCCACTCATAGGGGCTTATTCGGAGGAGGTACGATAGTACGATTGCTACAACTGCGGCAATGAGATGTATCCTGAAATTATGTTCTTCTTGCCAAACGATTTTTAAACCATTGAAGGCATAGCTAAAACTTCGGATTCTATCTTTCCATGAAAAGTTGCTTCGGGCCATAGTCAATCTGCTAAATTTTATGTAAATATAACCTTTCCCTTCGTTTTTGATTGGCTCAAAATGTAGTTTACTTCCGGAACCCTTATCCTTATCCTAACCTGTCATCCTTGTCCTGACCTGCACTTTTACTTACTAATGGCACATATCTCAAATAGCTACTACTCCGATAGAGCTCTAAGGGCAGCGGATTTTAGTCTGGACTTATCGCTATTTTAGTCGCTGATTTTTCCCAAAAGTATTATTGGAAATGCGTAGTATTTTTGAGTAAATTGCTGTATGATCTACAATTTTGATAAAATAATCGACCGTAGGGGGACTGATTCGGTAAAATGGAATCAACAGGACTATGCCGATTTAATTCCACTCTGGGTTGCTGATATGGATTTCCCTGCATCCAAAGAGATTATTGACGCGTTGACCACACGTGTTCAACATGGTATTTATGGCTATGCAAAAGTGCCGGATGCTTTTTATGAGGCTGTATCGGACTGGTCTAAACGTAAACATGGTTTTCATTTGCAGCGCGAGTGGATACTTCCGGTTTTAGGTGTGGTGCCGGCTTTGTCGGCAATCGTCGCTGCATTAACAGAAACGGGGGATAAAGTACTGATCCAGGAACCTGTATACCATTGTTTTTTTTCATCGATCGAACGCAATGGTTGTGAGGTGGTTTCCAATGACCTATTGTATAAAGATGGGCAATATGCAATTGATTTTGTAGATTTTGAAATTAAGGCGAGTGATCCGAAAGTGAAGCTCTTTATCCTCTGCAGCCCACATAACCCTGCAGGTCGGGTTTGGACAAAAGTCGAGCTTGAACGCTTGGGTAAGATCTGTCTAAAGCACAATGTTCTTGTTATTTCGGATGAAATCCATTGTGACTTAGTATTTGAAGGGCATCAGCATATTCCTTTTGGAACGATCAATCAAGCCTTTTTGGCGAATACAATCACTTGTATTGCTCCAAGCAAAACCTTTAATCTTGCAGGACTGCAAGTCGCCACGGTCATAGTCGCGGATCCTATCTTAAATAGAAAAGTGCAGGATGCCTTTCTTGCCAATGAGATAGCGAGTATCAGTCCTTTTGCGATCACGGGTTTAATAGCTGCTTATCAACAGGGGGAGGATTGGCTACAGCAAGCGCTAGCCTATATTTATAATAATTATATTTATTTAAAAAACTATATAGCGGAGCATCTGCCGACCTTAAAAATTATTCCACTTGAGGGTACCTATTTGGTTTGGATAGATTGTACCGCTTTAAAGCTTTCCAGCCGAAAAATAGGACAAATACTATTGAAAGAGGTCCATCTGCAGGCCAATGTCGGTGCCATGTACGGTAAGGGAAGTGGTTCTTTTATCCGGTTGAATATCGCCTGTTCGAGGTCTATTTTAGAGGAGGGATTAGCGAGGCTGAAGCAGGTCTTGCTGAATTTGCCAAAAGAATAACGAATTATTTAAGGTTATTGATTTACTCCAATATTAAAAAGCACCTGAACGGTTTGGTTCAGGTGCTTTTTAACGTATAAAACGCTTTTGGTAACGATTAAATACCCATTTCCTTTAAAATAAAATGAGCATTGTCAATCTTATCAGCAACCCAAAGTACATAACGGATATCCACACCGATAGAGCGGCTATAACTTTCATTCCATGCAAAATCGTTGATTGTAGCATCATAGGCACGGTCAAAGTTTACACCGATCAACTCACCATTTGCATTCATGATCGGCGAACCTGAGTTGCCCCCTGTGGTGTCCATATCATACAATATATTGACAGGAACTGAGCCCAGGTCTTTCTTTAAATAGGGGCCAAAGTTCTTATTGAGATACGCCGTCTTGATTTCTTGCGGATAATCGAAATCGGATAGACCAAGATTCCCTTTCTGAATAATACCTTCGATGGTTGTGAATGGTTTCATATAGGTAGCGTCAGCAGGAGCATAGCCTTTAATATGTCCATAAGTCAAACGCAAGGTGGAGTTAGCATCTGGAATAAAGTTTTTGGCCTGAAAGATTTCCTTGACAGCGACATAGTCACCCATCAGTTTATTCAACACACCTTCACGTCTTTTCTGCTCAGCGGCGAAGATGACAATATCATTGTCTAGCTCATTTTGAAAATTCAATAGTTTATCATTAAATTGGCTTAACGCGTTTGCATTCGCTAAAACCGTATTTAAAATATAAGTTTGATCCGCCA
The window above is part of the Sphingobacterium sp. ML3W genome. Proteins encoded here:
- a CDS encoding diacylglycerol kinase family protein, producing MARSNFSWKDRIRSFSYAFNGLKIVWQEEHNFRIHLIAAVVAIVLSYLLRISPYEWLAIIFSIGFVLVCELLNTALEHLADFVCQEKNPNIKRIKDVAAAAVMLSSITALLIGLIIFIPKLLLWCSLGQLF
- a CDS encoding glycoside hydrolase domain-containing protein; amino-acid sequence: MPKTTIYSTIAFACLLFCGNNQGFSQGRYAVGTTFTEMADPSRDTLSDWSNVKPGLYASFVSIDKRFPKSLNPNIAIQSNNKVDAWKGEQVSAQILLWTSSAAADVVVSTGELKSTTGKSISAEAVQARFVRYVMTDEFAEGCGYRKPEDFKAALSADMLDDLKSYNLEAKRVRPVWITVKVPARAAAGQYKTVIAVKQKGKVIQNLDLTVNVQDQVLPPASQWSFHLDQWQHPSSVARVNNVKMWSDEHFEALKPTMKQLAAAGQKVITATLNKDAWNVQTYDPYADMITWKKAKDGSWSYNYAIFDKWVQFMMDLGINKQINCYSLLPWNNEVHYFDEAKNELVNVIAKPGTPVFEELWTPFLKDFSKHVSAKGWLKITNIAMDERAQEQMDPAVELLERVVPEFGIAFADNHKSYKRYQKSTDISVAVGDPFDQNDLIERRKKGYITTFYVCCSDEFPNQFTFSDPAESTYMGWYALAAGFDGALRWAFNSWVANPLQDSRFRTWPAGDTYIVYPQGRSSIRYERMLEGIQDFTKVNILKEKLEKSNDQTNLAKLNAKIAKLKKSRRYAAWNDDLNDAKAFVTELSNKIK
- a CDS encoding MalY/PatB family protein, which codes for MIYNFDKIIDRRGTDSVKWNQQDYADLIPLWVADMDFPASKEIIDALTTRVQHGIYGYAKVPDAFYEAVSDWSKRKHGFHLQREWILPVLGVVPALSAIVAALTETGDKVLIQEPVYHCFFSSIERNGCEVVSNDLLYKDGQYAIDFVDFEIKASDPKVKLFILCSPHNPAGRVWTKVELERLGKICLKHNVLVISDEIHCDLVFEGHQHIPFGTINQAFLANTITCIAPSKTFNLAGLQVATVIVADPILNRKVQDAFLANEIASISPFAITGLIAAYQQGEDWLQQALAYIYNNYIYLKNYIAEHLPTLKIIPLEGTYLVWIDCTALKLSSRKIGQILLKEVHLQANVGAMYGKGSGSFIRLNIACSRSILEEGLARLKQVLLNLPKE
- a CDS encoding thiamine pyrophosphate-dependent enzyme; the protein is MKNVAHQIVGILKDAGIKRIYAVTGDSLNFFNEAVHEDGTMQWIHVRHEEVGAFAATAEADLHGIACCAGSSGPGHVHLINGVYEAHKTRVPMLVIASTCATYEFGTDYFQETNPIKLFDDCSCYNQMITRPEQVQRMVQNALQQAISKRDVAVIGLPGDVSEMEAVHMNTSAKVFFTQPQIRPSELEIGRLAQYINQADKVTLFCGVGARNAQKQIVELSEKIHAPVGYSFKAKLDIQRDNPNEIGMTGLLGTASAFQSMHHSDLILLLGTDFPYKDFIPTNKTIVQIDIEGEKLGRRSIVDYGLVGDIEHTLKAVLPFVEARTDSSFLEKQLAAYEKVKEDLMIYVEDSGSECAIQPEFVAHTIDQKASDDAIFLVDTGMSCVWGARYINQRRDRKMLGSFNHGSMANAMPMAIGAALTHPERQIIAFCGDGGLSMLLGDLATIKQYNLPIKLMVFNNRSLGMVKLEMQVAGLKDQETNMVNPDFAMVAQAMGIRAFTVTQPEEVEGILDEAFRITDEPVLIDIFTSPNALAMPPKISFSQMKGMTESMAKLMLSGNFEEVWDTIKSNYKHLKSL